The Sulfurospirillum halorespirans DSM 13726 genome has a window encoding:
- a CDS encoding NADH-quinone oxidoreductase subunit C — translation MKCDKFIEALGTRVKILEVTRQCDDQVTALVELNDLPEAVRFLYYDMGGYLTTMVPNDERSINKHYALYYALSMEGGKMFEGDEIAQDEKCFVTIKTLISPDSLVYPSVTPLVPACVWYEREAYDMFGLVAEGLPDKRRLVLSDDWPDDLFPLRKDAMDYRYRPDMKDHYMEPEYEFLRPEGSGIIDVPLGPLHITADEPGHFRLFCDGDTIIDADYRLFYQHRGMEKLAENRMNYDQMGYLAERVCGICGYAHAIACIEAAEKAINLEIPARAQAIRVICSEIERLHSHLLNIGLACEVTGNYNAFMHIFRIREYSMKLAELVTGGRKTYGNVVMGGLRRDITGVEIKESLRILQIIETQVDEVWDAVMDDKRQMSRWKGVGILDKQVARDFSPVGPNIRGSGIKRDTRYDHPYDFFKQIQFDVAVVEGGDVFAREMVRYMELKSSVSIIRQCFELMPQTQIIVDPKFHVKPENYALAYVEAPRGENVHWIMQGSAQKVFRWRCRAATYNNWPSLRFQFRGNNLADAALIVCSLDPCYSCTERVTVVDIKSKKSKILTNDDLKNFARTQKDSPLKDLR, via the coding sequence ATGAAATGCGATAAATTTATAGAAGCTCTAGGCACTAGAGTAAAAATTTTAGAAGTCACCAGGCAATGCGACGATCAAGTCACCGCCTTGGTTGAACTAAATGACCTTCCTGAAGCAGTTCGTTTCTTATATTACGATATGGGTGGCTATCTCACAACCATGGTTCCAAATGATGAGCGAAGCATCAATAAACACTATGCACTCTATTATGCTCTCTCTATGGAGGGTGGGAAAATGTTTGAGGGTGATGAGATAGCGCAAGATGAAAAATGTTTTGTCACCATCAAAACGCTCATCTCGCCTGATAGCCTTGTTTACCCCTCTGTTACGCCATTGGTTCCTGCTTGTGTTTGGTATGAAAGAGAAGCCTACGATATGTTTGGACTCGTAGCAGAAGGGTTGCCTGATAAAAGGCGTTTGGTACTCAGTGATGATTGGCCAGATGATCTTTTCCCACTACGAAAAGATGCAATGGACTACCGATACCGCCCTGATATGAAAGATCATTATATGGAACCTGAATATGAGTTCCTAAGACCTGAAGGCTCAGGAATCATTGACGTGCCTCTAGGACCTTTGCATATCACGGCTGATGAGCCTGGACATTTTAGACTTTTTTGCGATGGCGATACGATTATTGATGCCGATTATAGACTCTTTTACCAACACAGAGGCATGGAAAAACTCGCTGAAAACCGTATGAACTATGACCAGATGGGCTATTTGGCTGAGCGTGTGTGTGGCATCTGTGGTTATGCCCATGCCATTGCGTGTATTGAAGCGGCTGAAAAAGCGATCAACTTAGAGATCCCAGCTCGAGCGCAAGCCATTCGTGTGATCTGTTCAGAAATTGAACGTCTCCACAGCCATTTGCTCAATATCGGACTGGCGTGTGAAGTAACAGGTAACTACAACGCGTTCATGCACATTTTTAGAATCCGTGAATACTCTATGAAACTAGCAGAACTGGTTACGGGTGGACGAAAAACCTATGGTAACGTGGTTATGGGTGGACTTAGACGCGATATCACCGGCGTTGAGATCAAAGAGAGCTTACGCATCTTACAAATCATCGAAACACAAGTTGATGAAGTCTGGGATGCTGTTATGGATGACAAACGCCAAATGAGCCGTTGGAAGGGTGTGGGTATCCTTGATAAACAAGTAGCGCGTGATTTCTCACCTGTGGGGCCTAATATCAGAGGAAGTGGAATCAAGCGCGATACCAGATATGACCATCCGTACGACTTTTTCAAACAGATTCAATTTGATGTAGCCGTTGTCGAAGGTGGTGATGTGTTTGCTAGGGAGATGGTTCGTTATATGGAGCTTAAAAGCTCTGTTTCTATCATTCGCCAATGTTTTGAACTTATGCCACAAACACAAATCATCGTCGATCCAAAATTCCATGTCAAACCTGAAAACTACGCTTTAGCGTATGTGGAAGCACCAAGGGGAGAGAATGTTCACTGGATTATGCAAGGTAGTGCGCAAAAGGTCTTTCGTTGGAGATGTAGGGCTGCTACGTATAATAACTGGCCAAGCCTTCGCTTTCAGTTCCGTGGAAACAATCTTGCCGATGCCGCCCTCATCGTGTGCAGCCTAGATCCGTGTTATTCGTGTACAGAGCGTGTAACGGTTGTCGATATAAAAAGTAAAAAAAGTAAAATTTTGACCAATGACGATTTGAAAAATTTCGCTAGGACACAAAAAGACAGTCCGCTAAAGGATTTAAGATGA
- a CDS encoding formate hydrogenlyase complex iron-sulfur subunit, which produces MMKLLDISKKYGEITHKYPFEPYKVSDNFRGKPAYIFDLCIGCAACGIACPSNAITVQFNDDKSKLVWEFDCGRCIFCGRCDEVCPTGAIKLSEEFELAVKFDKSALIQRGELDTQYCTTCHKPFSAKRLVKYSFECLSKANVSEKRLEEAKNYLCMCPTCKKTATVATFTSGKEMVIE; this is translated from the coding sequence ATGATGAAACTTCTTGATATCAGCAAAAAATACGGTGAAATTACCCATAAATATCCGTTTGAACCTTATAAAGTTTCGGATAATTTCAGGGGGAAACCCGCCTATATCTTTGATTTGTGTATTGGCTGTGCGGCGTGTGGTATAGCGTGTCCCTCCAATGCCATAACGGTTCAATTTAACGACGATAAAAGTAAGCTTGTTTGGGAGTTTGACTGTGGACGTTGTATCTTTTGTGGTAGATGCGATGAAGTTTGCCCAACAGGTGCGATTAAGCTCAGTGAAGAGTTTGAACTTGCCGTCAAATTTGATAAATCAGCCCTGATTCAAAGAGGCGAACTTGATACCCAATATTGCACGACATGTCACAAGCCCTTTAGTGCTAAGAGACTGGTGAAGTATAGCTTTGAGTGTTTAAGCAAAGCCAATGTCAGTGAAAAAAGGCTTGAAGAGGCTAAAAATTATCTGTGTATGTGTCCTACATGTAAAAAAACTGCTACGGTTGCAACCTTTACCAGTGGCAAAGAGATGGTGATAGAATGA
- a CDS encoding NADH-quinone oxidoreductase subunit B family protein, with amino-acid sequence MKTYEIPNEIELANTLEQKLELLKQIGRSFSVFRIDCGSCNGCEIEIFAAITPLWDPERFGFKLVANPRHADILLCTGPVTRQMYYPLLRAYEATPDPKIVVALGACGVTGGIFYDAYSVLSGIDKIIPVDAYIPGCPPHPASIIYGLTTALGVLEQKLQKVSFEHDGDMPPLVEDSVLGNTLFERDLLVQAKRLMSYVFGRKLFDKYIHALVQSGNTKDAKATKISVTEAMQIEDDPRYAECMGILHNEIYTQYVLCEEEDKIDLHRVIWGAK; translated from the coding sequence ATGAAAACGTATGAAATACCAAACGAAATCGAACTTGCCAATACGTTAGAGCAAAAACTTGAGCTTTTAAAGCAGATAGGCAGAAGTTTTAGTGTTTTCCGTATCGACTGTGGCAGTTGCAATGGCTGTGAAATCGAGATTTTTGCTGCCATTACACCGCTTTGGGATCCTGAGCGCTTTGGTTTTAAACTGGTTGCTAACCCAAGACATGCCGATATTTTACTCTGTACGGGGCCTGTAACACGTCAAATGTATTACCCACTCCTTCGTGCTTATGAAGCAACGCCTGATCCAAAAATTGTTGTAGCACTGGGTGCGTGTGGTGTAACAGGCGGTATTTTTTATGATGCATACAGTGTTCTCAGTGGCATAGACAAAATCATCCCTGTTGATGCGTACATTCCAGGCTGCCCTCCTCATCCTGCGAGTATCATCTATGGACTCACAACAGCACTGGGCGTTTTGGAGCAAAAACTTCAAAAAGTAAGTTTTGAACATGATGGAGATATGCCTCCGCTCGTAGAGGACTCCGTACTTGGCAACACGCTATTTGAGAGAGATCTACTGGTTCAGGCTAAAAGGCTGATGAGCTATGTATTTGGACGAAAACTGTTTGATAAATACATCCATGCGCTTGTTCAAAGTGGCAATACCAAAGATGCAAAAGCTACCAAAATTTCTGTCACTGAAGCGATGCAAATAGAAGATGATCCACGCTATGCAGAGTGTATGGGTATCTTACACAATGAGATTTACACCCAATATGTCCTGTGCGAAGAGGAAGATAAAATTGACCTCCATCGCGTTATATGGGGAGCAAAATAA
- a CDS encoding formate hydrogenlyase maturation HycH family protein, which produces MVEVYKLIKRHLDGAKSGDAKADQIKIFSTCIGHGVGTIDFSEKVLEIDEVEYEQILQNGGEYLKFKIGHLSKYFEIEIFPEHAMKLLPEMMECPLKEILKGLNEGYLVLRKDFKNT; this is translated from the coding sequence GTGGTAGAAGTTTACAAACTCATCAAAAGACATCTTGATGGTGCAAAATCAGGTGATGCGAAGGCTGATCAGATCAAAATCTTCTCAACCTGCATCGGGCATGGTGTTGGAACGATTGATTTTAGTGAGAAAGTCTTAGAGATTGATGAAGTTGAATACGAACAGATTTTGCAAAATGGTGGCGAATATCTGAAGTTTAAAATTGGACATTTGAGTAAATATTTTGAAATAGAAATCTTTCCCGAACACGCGATGAAGCTTTTACCCGAAATGATGGAATGCCCGCTTAAAGAGATACTCAAGGGCTTAAATGAAGGCTACTTGGTTCTTAGAAAAGATTTTAAAAACACATAA
- a CDS encoding hydrogenase 3 maturation endopeptidase HyCI: protein MKKALLCVGNELRGDDGVAIAVGRLVEEQLPQWKVFYGYDTPEDEFAHLRDFEPDVIVVVDAMSGFKEDKIEFLDLSDERTYIYSTHNLPTPILLSYLRDICTKTIFLGICVLLENVLHFTEGLSDNAKTSAITALAKLKAFDALLDA from the coding sequence GTGAAAAAAGCACTGTTATGTGTTGGCAATGAACTCAGAGGGGATGATGGCGTTGCTATCGCTGTGGGGCGACTGGTTGAAGAACAGTTGCCCCAGTGGAAAGTCTTTTATGGCTACGATACGCCCGAAGATGAGTTTGCACATTTGCGTGACTTCGAACCCGATGTCATCGTTGTCGTCGATGCCATGAGTGGTTTTAAAGAGGATAAAATCGAGTTTTTAGACCTCAGCGATGAACGCACGTATATCTACTCCACACACAACCTCCCAACGCCCATTCTTCTGAGTTACCTCAGAGACATTTGCACCAAAACGATCTTTTTAGGTATTTGCGTTTTACTTGAAAATGTCTTGCATTTTACCGAAGGATTGAGCGATAATGCAAAAACTTCCGCCATTACAGCCCTTGCTAAACTCAAAGCGTTTGATGCACTCCTCGACGCGTAA